CAGCGCCTTCGCGCCGTTTTCCAGTCCCTCGGCGGCCATGAAGGTGTGCGCGATGCCCGTGGGGCACGAGGTGATGCCGACGATGCTCAGCGGCCGGGCGGCGGACGGGGCGGCGGTGGGCGCGGCCGAGACGGGCGCAGGGGCGTCACCCGTGCTGGCGGCCTGCGCGATCACGCCCGCCGCGTCCTGAATGGCCTCGCCCGTGCGGACGCGCACGATGCGTTTTCCGGCAAAGCGCGCTTCGTCCAGCTGCGCGGTGGAGGCGAGAATCACCGCGTCCGCCGCGGCGATCTCGGCGGCGCTCAGGGGGTCTTGCACGCGCCCGCCGCCCTGCGTCTCGGCGCGCAGGGCGTGTCCGGCGGTCTGGGCGGCGCGGCGCAGCGTCTCGGCGGCCATCAAGGTCTGGGCGATGCCGGTGGGGCAGGCGGTGACAGCGACTAGTTTTGCCATGTGAGGGCCTCCTGGGAGGAGAGAGAAGGGAAGGGGCCGGGTCCTGCGGTCCTGAGGGTCAGAGTCACGCCGGTTCCACCTGTTCCGCAGACTGAATCTGCACCTGCGCGGCGAAGCGGTCCAGGTCCGCGCGGGGGGGCAGATGGGCGCCCAGCCGGGTGATGGCCCCCAGGCTGAAGGCGGTGGCGCGGCGCGCGGCGTCGGCGAGGTTCAGCCCCTCTCGGTGGGCGCTGACCAGCCCCGCCACCATCGCGTCGCCGGCGCCGACGGTGCTGTGAACGGTCACGCGGGGGGGCACGGCCCGAACGGCGTCCTGCCCACTGACCAGCAGCGCTCCCCGCTCACCCTGCGACACGGCCACCACGCTGGCCCCGCGCCGCAGCAGTTCCCGCGCCGCGGCCAGGACCTCTGCCTCACGGTCCAGGGAACGGCCCAGCGCCGCCTCCAGCTCGTGGATGTTCGGCTTGACCAGATCGGGCAGCGTGTGGGCCGTCAGGGCCGCCGTCAGCGCCGGGCCGCTGGTGTCCAGGGCCACGAAACAGCCTGCCGCCCGCAGCTTCGCGGCCAACCGGGCGTAGAAGTCGGCCGCCACGCCGGGCGGCAGGCTGCCCGCCAGCACAAAGGCGGGGCGCCCGGGCATCAGGGCGGTGAGGCGGGCGTCCAGCGTGGCCAGCGCCCCCCGGGTGGCGGCCAGCCCCGGCAGGTTGATGTCGGTGGTTTCCTGCGCCGCGCCGTCCGCCAGCTTGATGCCCACGCGGGTGAGGCCCGGAACGCGCACAAAGGCGTCGTGCATGTGCTTGGCCTGAAACAGGGCCTCAAACGCCTCTGGATTCCCGGCGCCCAGCAGCCCGGTCACGGTGACCGATAGGCCCCAGTCGGCCAGAAACGAGGCCACGTTGACGCCCTTGCCGCCCGCGTCCTGCTGATAGGCCTGCGCGCTGTTGACCTGGCCCCGCCGCCAGCCGTCGGCCTGCACGGTCAGGTCCAGCGCAGGATTGAGGGTCAGCGTCACCACGCTGGGGCCTGGAGACGGGGAGCCTGGAGAACTGGGGGCGCTCACGCCACCGCCTCCCCGTCCACCACGGGACGCACCAGGGCGCGGACCGCCTCGGCGGCGGGCTGGTTCAGGGCCTCGCGCGCCAGGGCCTGCAGTTCAGGCAGGGTGCGCCCGCGCAGCGCCGCCTTGACCCCCGCGACTTGCGGCGTGCTGACCGACAGTTCCCGGACGCCCAGCCCTGTCAGCAGCAGCGCGCCCACCTCGTCGCCTGCCGCGCCGCCGCAGACGCCCACCCATTTGCCGTGCCGTTCGGCGGCCTGCACGGTCAGGTGAATCAGTTGCAGCACGGCGGGGTGCATGGCGTCGGTCTGGCGGGCCAGTTGCGGGTGCAGCCGGTCCATCGCCAGGGTGTACTGGGTCAGGTCGTTGGTGCCCACGCTGAAAAAGTCCACCTCGGCGGCCAGGGCGCCTGCGATCAGTGCCGCCGAGGGCACCTCGATCATCACGCCCAGCGGCACCTCGGGGGCATCCAGTTCGCGGCGCACCGTGTCGAAGATGGCGCGGGCGCGGCGGAAATCTTCCAGCGTGGAGATCATCGGGAACATCAGGTGGATGTTCGGGTAATCCTTGGCGGCCCGCGCCACTGCCCGCAGTTGCGGCAGGAACAGGTCCGGGCGCTCGAAGCACAGCCGGATGCCGCGCAGCCCCAGGAAGGAGTTGTCCTCGCGGGCCAGGCCCAGGTACGGCACCTCCTTGTCGCCGCCGATGTCCAGCGTGCGGATGATCAATGGGCGGCCTTCCAGCGCCAGGGCCATCGCGCGGTACTCGGCCTCCTGCTCCTCCTCGCCCGGCACGCTGTCGCGCTCCAGGAACAGGAACTCGGTGCGCATCAGGCCCACGCCCTCGGCCCCGGCCTCCAGCGCGGCCCCGGCGTCGGCGGCGCGGTTGATGTTGGCCGCCACCTCCACCCTCGCGCCGTCGCGGGTGGCCCCCGGCTCGAAGCGGGCGGCGCGGGCCGCCTCGCGCCCCCGGGTCAGCACGTCCTGGCGCTGGCGTGCCGAGTGCACGTCCGCCTCGGAAGGGTTCAGGTACAGCCGCCCCGCCGCGCCGTCCAGGATGGCGGGGGTGCCGTCGGGCACCTCCAGCACGCCGCTGCCGGCCGCCACCACGGCGGGCAGCCCCAGGCCACGCGCGATGATCGCGGTGTGGCTGGTCGGCCCGCCCAGCGCGGTCACGAAGCCGAGCAGGGTGTCCGGCCCCAGCCGCGCGGTGTCGCTGGGCGTCAGGTCCGGGGCCAGCAGAATCACCGGGCCGCCGGAATGCACCTCCGGTTCGTGCACCCCCAGCAGCTGCCGCAGCACCCGCCGCTGCACGTCGCCCAGATCGGCGGCGCGGGCGGCCAGCGTGGGGTCGTCGAGCTTCTGAAGCTGGGCGATGCGCGTGCCGGTGGCGGCCTGATACGCCCAGGCCGCGCCGTGGCCGTCCAGAATGCGGCCCACCGTATCCTGCACGGTGCCCTCGTCCGCGAGCAGTTCCTGGTGGGCGCGGAAAATGGCGGCCTTGTCGGCGCCGAACTTCGCGCTCACGTCGTTCACCACCCCGTCCAGCTCGGCGTGGGCGGCGGCCAGCGCGTCGGTCAGGCGGGCGGCCTCCTGCAGCGGATCGCCGGGGTCGTCGCGCACCTCCAGCGGCCTGGGGGCGTGCTGCCGGGTCACGCCCACCACCAGGCCGTCGGCGGCGGCCACGCCCTCCACGGTGGCGCCAACGGCCTGCGGCGCCCAGTCGGGTTCCCGGCGCGCGGGGGTCT
This Deinococcus radiopugnans ATCC 19172 DNA region includes the following protein-coding sequences:
- the pfkB gene encoding 1-phosphofructokinase; this encodes MSAPSSPGSPSPGPSVVTLTLNPALDLTVQADGWRRGQVNSAQAYQQDAGGKGVNVASFLADWGLSVTVTGLLGAGNPEAFEALFQAKHMHDAFVRVPGLTRVGIKLADGAAQETTDINLPGLAATRGALATLDARLTALMPGRPAFVLAGSLPPGVAADFYARLAAKLRAAGCFVALDTSGPALTAALTAHTLPDLVKPNIHELEAALGRSLDREAEVLAAARELLRRGASVVAVSQGERGALLVSGQDAVRAVPPRVTVHSTVGAGDAMVAGLVSAHREGLNLADAARRATAFSLGAITRLGAHLPPRADLDRFAAQVQIQSAEQVEPA
- the ptsP gene encoding phosphoenolpyruvate--protein phosphotransferase — protein: MIDLPQTLIRLGAQAGSKADAIAQVAALLTAAGRVAPGYVEGMLAREQQANTYLGSGIAIPHGTPETRHLIRQTGIAVLQVPGGVQWGEGGETVRLVVGIAAASDEHLDLLRRLTRVLGDDALVDKLSATTDAGDVQAALTGERPANTPDTGPTLPYSAQVTLPNPLGMHARPATGLANLVRSRGGRAQLTRDSGESAGESADATRLMEVLGLGLTRGTPLTVSADSPELLAAVTDAIRAGLGDDLSAAPAGQTPARREPDWAPQAVGATVEGVAAADGLVVGVTRQHAPRPLEVRDDPGDPLQEAARLTDALAAAHAELDGVVNDVSAKFGADKAAIFRAHQELLADEGTVQDTVGRILDGHGAAWAYQAATGTRIAQLQKLDDPTLAARAADLGDVQRRVLRQLLGVHEPEVHSGGPVILLAPDLTPSDTARLGPDTLLGFVTALGGPTSHTAIIARGLGLPAVVAAGSGVLEVPDGTPAILDGAAGRLYLNPSEADVHSARQRQDVLTRGREAARAARFEPGATRDGARVEVAANINRAADAGAALEAGAEGVGLMRTEFLFLERDSVPGEEEQEAEYRAMALALEGRPLIIRTLDIGGDKEVPYLGLAREDNSFLGLRGIRLCFERPDLFLPQLRAVARAAKDYPNIHLMFPMISTLEDFRRARAIFDTVRRELDAPEVPLGVMIEVPSAALIAGALAAEVDFFSVGTNDLTQYTLAMDRLHPQLARQTDAMHPAVLQLIHLTVQAAERHGKWVGVCGGAAGDEVGALLLTGLGVRELSVSTPQVAGVKAALRGRTLPELQALAREALNQPAAEAVRALVRPVVDGEAVA